The DNA sequence TGATTGAAAACGAGGGTCAGCTATTGCCTTTTTATGCAGCCTGTGAGCTCCGCTTTCAGGAGTACGTAAAAAGGCTGTGCCGAGCTGAACTGCTTTTGCACCTGCTGTTAAGATGAGAGCGATATCTTCACCATTCATGATGCCACCTGCAGCTATCAAAGGCAGCTCAACCGCTTTTCTTACTAAACGTAATAACATAAGAAGCGAATAATCTTCCTTCATCTTTACAGTGTTATGAAAAGTCGCACGATGACCTCCTGCTTCAATTCCTTGCAGGCAAAGGGCATCAACACCTGCATCACGCGCTATTAACGCTTCTTCAGGAGTCGTGACCGTTACAACGACAAAGCTCCCAACCTCTTTTAACTGCTGAATGACTTTTGGAGACGGACATCCAAACGTAAAACTAACAATAGGTACTTTTTCTTCGATCAGAACATTTAGTTTATTTTCCCAATTATCATCATCCGTTTTGGCTTCACCGACACTTGCCCCTAATTGATGTGCTGCCGTTTCAAGTTGTTTTCGATAGGCTGATAGCTCCTCCTCTTGAACAGCATCTTCATTTGGAACAAAAAGGTTGACACCAAAAGGATGTTTTGTTCGTTTGCGCATTTCCAAAATTTCTTGACGCATCGCTTCAGCCGTTTTATAACCACCTGCTAAAAAACCTAAACCCCCAGCATTTGATACCGCAGACGCAAGGATCGGATTGGAAACACCACCAGCCATTGGCGCCTGAATAATTGGATACTTTAACGATTGTAAAAGCATGTTTCCCCACCCTTCTGACCATTGTTTAAACTGTTCTCATGGTTTTACTAATATTTTCTATATTTCCATTTTCAATACAGAGTCAAGCATTAAAGGATATGTTTTGCAATTAATCGATCGAGCTTGCGAATATCCACCTTTTTATTTAACAATAACTTAAATTTCCCAGCTCTCGTCCACAGCTCAAGCTCAGCGTTCAGATCAATCTTTCCACCATTTTCGCTCGAATACATCACAATCGATTTAAATGGAATCGTATAGATTTCTACTTTTTTCCCTGTAAACCCTTGGCGATCAGCAATGATGATCCTCTTGTTCGTCAAAACAGCAACATCCCGAACGGTCTTATAAGCAATTTCCGCTGTTTCCCCTTCAATTAAAATATTTTCTACCTCTTTTGGAATCGTCGTTTCCTCATAAAACGTCCATGTCATAATCGTTCCGATATCTGCCATACAAATTCCTCCTTTATTTGCTTGGCATTGTTAAGGTCTCGGACTTAACAAGAATAGAGAATATAGACCTCTTAAGCCAATTATTGTGAGAATTATCTTACGAATGTGATAAAATCTACGTTTTCTGGTTTATGCCCTTCAGTACGCAGCCATAAGTTTATCTGACCTCGATGATAATGCCCGTGTTAGGCGACATGTGTCAATATTTCTCTAACTGTATTTTGAAACTCGATTCCTTTACTGTTTTGATAGGTGATGATGTGATCTAAGTCATCGTTCGTCAAAGTTTTCATATACGTGGTCATACCCTTTTTATTTTGTTCTACAAGCTCTGCACAGTCTTTGATTTCGACATCATCCCATAGGGTAATAGGAGGGCTGTCTAATCCTTGTAATCTTGTCAACCACACTTTTTCTGCAAAAAGAATATGGGAAAAAAAGCGCAGTGCCTCTTGCTTTTCCCCTTCAATTTTTTGCAAAGCTTCTAATAGACGCTCGTTCGCCCAATGCAAATGTTCAAACATTTTTTAAATCGTTTTCAAAAAATCCCCTCCTAAGGATCCTATCAATTTTACTCGTTTCCTTTTTTCGACAACTAAATTCCATAATCCTTTTTCTAAAATGTTATTAATCGTTGGATTCTATAAATCTTATGCTCTTTCATTTTTAATTAGTGATGTCTTAGAAAAGAGCCGGTCATTTTGTTACATGACCGGCTCTAATTGTGATTTTAATGTTTTTCTAGCGCGGTAGAGCCTTGTTTTCACACAGCTTTTCGATACATTTAATTCATGTTCGATTTCTGTTTCCTTTAAGCCGCGGTAATAACGAAGTTCAAGCACTTGTCGATATTCAGGCTTGAGCCTTTCGATTTTTCGTTTCATTTCCTGTTCGAAAAACTGTTTTTCCAAGACGTTTTCCACAATAATGGAAGATTCTTCGTTTGCTACAATGGATTCATCCAGTAATCGCGCCCTTGTCTTCTTCTCTTTCCTTACGAAATCAATGGCCGTTCTTGTCGCAATCGTCGAAAGCCACGATCCTATTTTTTCTCTTTCTTTTATTTGATCTAATTTTTGATAAGCTTTTATAAATGTTTCTTGCAACACATCTTCAGCCAAATAGCGATCTCGTATAATCGATAAGGCAATCACGTACACTTTATGATAATAGGATTCATAAATCAACGAAAAAAGCCCTTCTTCACAATTCTCATGTTTTTGTGCCAACCTTCTCACACCTTTATTACTGAGCTAGCCGATTTTTCATAAACTCTGGCGCAAAATGCTCCGTGAAGCTCTTGATTTCCGGATAGTCATGACCTTTATAATAAAAGGCTGCAATATATTTTCCGTTTCCATGCCAAGAGGCATTTAATAAACATTCTTCGATTTCTTCTCGATCCGTTATTTTGACAGCATTTACATCCTTCTGCAATCGTTCAAAGTTGTCCATAATGGAACCATCCCCATCTTTTAGAAGCATATCTTCTCTTGCCACCAACACATATTCAATTTCCTCAGCTGTTACTCTTGCTTCTGTTAATAAATTTTGATCCGCAAGCCATTTTTCAAGCGTTTCTAGCCCTTTGTACCATGGTATATTCAAATCATCGCCATTACTTAACGTAAACAAAATATCTCCCCATGGAGTGCGTTCATCATCAAGTAAATCATAGTCTGCATGCTTTAGCTCATCTTGCAGCAATTGAACGACCTGTTTAATGTCTTCAGGCTTTGTAATAATCGTTTCCTTTGTGCGAAAATCGTGTGATTGAATCATGATTTTATGTACATCATTCGCTTTTACGTGCAATAAATCAAATTGCTTTATTTTATACTCATTTGAAGAATAGAGGGAATTTAAATATTTTTTATAATGATTTTTATCCGCTATTTCATATTGACGAATTAGCTTATCTCCATTTTTCAATTCATAAATCATATAGGCCTTTTCACTAGAATTGTGATTTTTGGCATTCCCTTGCTGTGCAATGATTTCTTTATGCATATCGATGATTGTGGCAATATTATCACGGTCTTCATATACATTTTTTTCAAATTCTTCTCTTTCTAGTTTTTCATAAAAGATTCTTAAATATGGACTATAGTACACCCTCTCTACATCTTGTAATTTAGGTATTCTTTTCTCATAGCCTGTAAAATCTAATTGAACAGCTAGGAAAACAATGACCATGATGAAGCTATAGAACAGATACCCTTTGATATTTGAAAAAACTCGCCACGTTTTTTGTAAAACCATTTCCGCAACATAATAGCCAATGAGTGAAAACGTGAAATAACCAAAATAGATCCAAAACTGTTCTTTACTTTGCTCTAGCTCTGCAAAATACATTCCGCCAACGAGCATGAAGCAAAACGTAGCTCCATATTTAAAAAGCGGCTTTAGCTTGGAAAAGCTTAATGCATGAGAAGCAGCTTCCAAACGCCTTTTTTGATAGAAAACGAGACTTAACCAAAATAGCACAACGGTTATAAAAAGATAAATAAGCACTTCTGTTAGTAGAAGCTTTTCACCATAAATCATCGTCAATCGTGAAAGAGGCGATAAATAAGCAATTTCTTCAAGCAGTAAATAATCGGCTGGAAATCCGTAAAAAAGAAGTTTCGCATTCAAAACGACTAATAGGCTAAACCCAACTGGAAAAAAGAGAAAAATATAAGTCAAAATTGCTTGTACAGCAGAAATTCCAGTTAACATCGCAACAAATACACCAGCAAAAAATAACAGCATTTCAAACACAATGACAGTGCCTATCCACTCGAAAACTTCCGTATATGAAAAATA is a window from the Bacillus alveayuensis genome containing:
- a CDS encoding nitronate monooxygenase (product_source=KO:K00459; cath_funfam=3.20.20.70; cog=COG2070; ko=KO:K00459; pfam=PF03060; superfamily=51412), which produces MLLQSLKYPIIQAPMAGGVSNPILASAVSNAGGLGFLAGGYKTAEAMRQEILEMRKRTKHPFGVNLFVPNEDAVQEEELSAYRKQLETAAHQLGASVGEAKTDDDNWENKLNVLIEEKVPIVSFTFGCPSPKVIQQLKEVGSFVVVTVTTPEEALIARDAGVDALCLQGIEAGGHRATFHNTVKMKEDYSLLMLLRLVRKAVELPLIAAGGIMNGEDIALILTAGAKAVQLGTAFLRTPESGAHRLHKKAIADPRFQSTVITRAFTGRPARGLVNTFIKEYDQLAPCAYPQIHYMTKDIRKKAGETNNPDYMSLWAGQGFPFARELTAAELVKTLMSECEQALKRVAFRI
- a CDS encoding hypothetical protein (product_source=Hypo-rule applied; cath_funfam=2.30.29.50; pfam=PF08000; superfamily=50729); this translates as MADIGTIMTWTFYEETTIPKEVENILIEGETAEIAYKTVRDVAVLTNKRIIIADRQGFTGKKVEIYTIPFKSIVMYSSENGGKIDLNAELELWTRAGKFKLLLNKKVDIRKLDRLIAKHIL
- a CDS encoding putative damage-inducible protein DinB (product_source=COG2318; cog=COG2318; superfamily=109854) → MFEHLHWANERLLEALQKIEGEKQEALRFFSHILFAEKVWLTRLQGLDSPPITLWDDVEIKDCAELVEQNKKGMTTYMKTLTNDDLDHIITYQNSKGIEFQNTVREILTHVA
- a CDS encoding RNA polymerase sigma-70 factor (ECF subfamily) (product_source=KO:K03088; cath_funfam=1.10.10.10,1.10.1740.10; cog=COG1595; ko=KO:K03088; pfam=PF04542,PF08281; superfamily=88659,88946; tigrfam=TIGR02937), with translation MAQKHENCEEGLFSLIYESYYHKVYVIALSIIRDRYLAEDVLQETFIKAYQKLDQIKEREKIGSWLSTIATRTAIDFVRKEKKTRARLLDESIVANEESSIIVENVLEKQFFEQEMKRKIERLKPEYRQVLELRYYRGLKETEIEHELNVSKSCVKTRLYRARKTLKSQLEPVM
- a CDS encoding ABC-2 type transport system permease protein (product_source=KO:K01992; cath_funfam=3.30.1330.30; ko=KO:K01992; transmembrane_helix_parts=Inside_1_19,TMhelix_20_42,Outside_43_64,TMhelix_65_87,Inside_88_110,TMhelix_111_133,Outside_134_147,TMhelix_148_170,Inside_171_182,TMhelix_183_205,Outside_206_233,TMhelix_234_256,Inside_257_276,TMhelix_277_294,Outside_295_303,TMhelix_304_325,Inside_326_336,TMhelix_337_359,Outside_360_660), which codes for MPFKISWFNKEVIIQDFRSVGWLGLLSMVAFFFIIPINMIFLYANEQDHSPFVNNYVQNFFQINFPFQVILIITIPIFLAVFLFRYLQVKQQADMVHSFPITRNQLYVHKIIVGLLFIIVPVLINGLVMMIVISTLNLSSYFSYTEVFEWIGTVIVFEMLLFFAGVFVAMLTGISAVQAILTYIFLFFPVGFSLLVVLNAKLLFYGFPADYLLLEEIAYLSPLSRLTMIYGEKLLLTEVLIYLFITVVLFWLSLVFYQKRRLEAASHALSFSKLKPLFKYGATFCFMLVGGMYFAELEQSKEQFWIYFGYFTFSLIGYYVAEMVLQKTWRVFSNIKGYLFYSFIMVIVFLAVQLDFTGYEKRIPKLQDVERVYYSPYLRIFYEKLEREEFEKNVYEDRDNIATIIDMHKEIIAQQGNAKNHNSSEKAYMIYELKNGDKLIRQYEIADKNHYKKYLNSLYSSNEYKIKQFDLLHVKANDVHKIMIQSHDFRTKETIITKPEDIKQVVQLLQDELKHADYDLLDDERTPWGDILFTLSNGDDLNIPWYKGLETLEKWLADQNLLTEARVTAEEIEYVLVAREDMLLKDGDGSIMDNFERLQKDVNAVKITDREEIEECLLNASWHGNGKYIAAFYYKGHDYPEIKSFTEHFAPEFMKNRLAQ